TGCTGCTGATCCCAGTACGCCTTGTAGAAGCGGCTGTTCTCGTCGCGGATTGACTGCGTGAAGAGACGCGCCCATTCACGGTCGGCGGGTACCGGGAAATATCCCGAGAGGAGGGCGATGAGATCCGCCGTTTCCTGGTTGCTTGCCGCACGCGGATTTCCGTCGGCGCGCACGAAGATGTCCATCGCCTGCAGCAGCTCGTTGAGTGACGCGAAGTAGAGCGGGATGAACTGCGCATTGACGAGAGATCTGTTCAGCGCGAACCGGCTGCGCAGCGTGGAGATGTTCGCGTCGAGCTGGGTGGTGACGTTCGCGCGCCGCTTGAGGTCGTTCATCTCTGCCTTGTACCCGCGGCGGAAGAAGGGCACCTGAGTCGTGTCGTCCTGGATCATGGCGAATCCGTGGAGCCACAGGTCCACATGTTCGCGGGCGTGGACGGGCCACGCGGTCGTCGGCGCCACCGCGCCGGTGTCGGTGGATCCAGTCGAGCCCATGCCCCCTACCGTCGCACAACCGGCGAGCACGGCAACGAATCCGGCCATCCATGTCCATCGCGCTGTTGAAAAACACATTGCAGTCCTCCGGGTTTACCGCGCCGAGGCGCGGATCAGAGCCCGGCGATCTTCGCGCGGGCTAGTGAAATGCCTCCACGATCAGCGCTATCCCCTGGCCCCCGCCGATGCAGGCGCTGCCGAGTCCGTAACGCTTTCCCTCAGCCCGGAGTGTATGCAGTAGATGGGCCGTGATTCTCGCCCCGGACGCCGCGAGGGGGTGGCTGATGGCGATGGCGCCGCCCTGACGGTTGAGCTTCGCGCGATCGAGCCCCATCTCGCGCTCTACCGCGCAAGTCTGGGCCGCGAACGCCTCATTGATCTCGATGATATTCATGTCGTCGAGTGAGAGGCCGGCTGCGGACAGTGCCTTGCGCGATGCCGGCACCGGGCCGATGCCCATGATCTTCGGATCCACCCCCGCGATCCCCCACGACACGAGACGGCCGAGCGGCTTCAGCCCCCGATCGGTGGCGAATGACGCGCTGGAGATGACGAGAGCGCCGGCGCCATCGCCGATTCCCGACGCGTTGCCGGCCGTGACGACGCCATTCTCGCGAAATGCCGGCTTTAGCTTCGCCAGGCCCTCGAGTGTCGAGTCGGGCCGCATGTGCTCGTCACGCGCGAAGGTCTCGACCTGCTTCGTCTTCGGATTCCGCACCGGGATGCCGATGATTTCATCGGCGAACGCGCCCGCCGCCCACGCATCGCGCGCGAGCTGCTGCGACCGAAGCGCGAATTCGTCCACGCTCTCGCGTCCGAGCTCGTACTTGTCGGCGAGATTCTCCGCCGTCTCCGCCATCGCCAGTCCGGCATAGCTGTCGGTGAGCGCCGCCCACAGAGTGTCCTCCAGCGGCGGCGACTTCCCGAACGGCACTCCCCATCGCACTCTCGCGATGTGAGGCGCCTGGGACATCGAATCCGCTCCGCCGACGAGACAGACAGTCGAGTCGCCCAGCAGGATCTCGTGCGCGCCGCTCACCACCGACTGGAAACCGGAGCCGCACAGACGATTGAGCGTCAGCGCCGGAGACTCCTCCCGGCATCCCGCCTTCAGTGAGACATGCCGCGCGAAATACGCCGAGTCGGCGCTGGTGTAGAGGACGTTGCCGAAAATCGTGCTGTCCACGTCGGCAGCTTCGATTCCCGCGCGCTCGATCGCCGCCTTTGCCGCGTAAGTCGTCAGCTCGGTCACCGGCATGTCGCGGAGCGTTCCGCCAAACGTGCCGAACGGCGTGCGAACCGCC
This window of the Gemmatimonadaceae bacterium genome carries:
- a CDS encoding acetyl-CoA C-acyltransferase, which encodes MTSNGKSEVVFLSAVRTPFGTFGGTLRDMPVTELTTYAAKAAIERAGIEAADVDSTIFGNVLYTSADSAYFARHVSLKAGCREESPALTLNRLCGSGFQSVVSGAHEILLGDSTVCLVGGADSMSQAPHIARVRWGVPFGKSPPLEDTLWAALTDSYAGLAMAETAENLADKYELGRESVDEFALRSQQLARDAWAAGAFADEIIGIPVRNPKTKQVETFARDEHMRPDSTLEGLAKLKPAFRENGVVTAGNASGIGDGAGALVISSASFATDRGLKPLGRLVSWGIAGVDPKIMGIGPVPASRKALSAAGLSLDDMNIIEINEAFAAQTCAVEREMGLDRAKLNRQGGAIAISHPLAASGARITAHLLHTLRAEGKRYGLGSACIGGGQGIALIVEAFH